In the Paenibacillus sp. FSL H7-0357 genome, one interval contains:
- a CDS encoding GNAT family N-acetyltransferase → MITNNIKQLNGKFIKLIPMEADHRAELLKLLHNPQIWEYTWRKITTIQQVEQLIETALRNKENGADLPYVMIEQASGKVVGTSRIMHLDRIHRNAEIGCTWISPEYWRTPVNTESKSLLLHYCFEELGLIRVNFTIVGYNLRSQKAIERIGAVKEGVLRKHRITSEGTVLDNVLYSIIDEEWPAVKENLQYLLNVKYS, encoded by the coding sequence GTGATTACAAACAACATCAAACAACTAAACGGCAAGTTTATCAAGCTTATTCCTATGGAAGCCGATCATAGGGCGGAGCTGCTCAAGCTCCTGCACAATCCGCAAATCTGGGAATACACCTGGCGGAAAATAACAACAATCCAACAAGTGGAACAACTAATAGAAACTGCGCTGCGCAATAAGGAGAATGGGGCCGACCTTCCTTATGTCATGATTGAACAAGCTTCTGGAAAAGTCGTCGGCACCTCGCGGATTATGCATCTGGACCGGATTCACCGCAATGCGGAGATTGGCTGTACGTGGATTTCACCGGAGTATTGGAGAACGCCAGTCAATACCGAATCCAAGTCGCTTTTGCTGCATTACTGCTTCGAAGAACTGGGGCTGATCCGGGTCAATTTTACGATAGTCGGATACAATTTGAGATCACAGAAAGCCATTGAACGTATTGGCGCTGTAAAAGAAGGCGTTTTGCGCAAGCACAGAATTACGTCGGAGGGCACCGTTCTTGATAATGTACTCTATAGCATTATTGACGAGGAGTGGCCTGCGGTCAAAGAGAATCTGCAATACCTGCTGAATGTTAAATATTCGTAG
- a CDS encoding DUF6063 family protein, translated as MSYSLEQLQQASRLFFDLLRRKVISLDDPAAVECLQDTGAYDALQYMAKEGGCRIMNSGHRLHLLVNPLGSGFASNFTQLRNKYSRIERKTHLHIINVIILVFLAEMDQDEQHFKPGQDSMSYIQISDQVSSLLQAWIELDEEGSFSKQWRLDIQAMHKVWASLYMQTKSQEEGDSLSRGSGSRIGLIHEGMKLLEEEHLVFISENEKRIFPREELYERMRYLYHDVDRYKELKALIGRTLTEKEGEGYAAH; from the coding sequence ATGAGCTATTCATTGGAACAATTGCAGCAGGCTTCGCGGCTGTTTTTTGATCTGCTTCGGCGGAAAGTCATATCTCTGGATGATCCAGCTGCAGTGGAATGCCTGCAGGATACGGGGGCCTATGACGCCTTGCAGTATATGGCTAAAGAGGGAGGCTGCCGGATTATGAATTCCGGGCACCGCCTTCACCTGCTGGTCAATCCGCTGGGATCGGGGTTCGCGTCCAACTTCACACAGCTGCGGAATAAATACTCACGAATTGAACGTAAAACCCATTTACATATTATCAACGTCATTATCCTGGTTTTTCTGGCGGAAATGGATCAGGATGAGCAGCACTTTAAGCCCGGTCAGGACAGCATGTCCTATATCCAAATCTCCGATCAGGTGTCCTCGCTTCTACAAGCATGGATCGAGCTGGATGAGGAAGGCAGCTTCAGCAAGCAGTGGCGTCTGGATATTCAGGCAATGCATAAAGTATGGGCAAGCCTTTATATGCAGACCAAAAGCCAGGAGGAAGGCGATTCCCTGTCGAGAGGCTCCGGTTCACGGATTGGACTGATTCATGAAGGGATGAAGCTGCTGGAGGAGGAACATCTGGTGTTTATTTCCGAGAACGAGAAGCGGATTTTCCCCCGGGAAGAGTTATATGAAAGAATGCGGTATCTGTACCACGATGTAGACCGTTACAAGGAATTGAAAGCTCTGATCGGCCGGACCTTGACGGAGAAGGAGGGGGAAGGCTATGCCGCGCATTGA